GGCAGCGATCGCCTTCAAGTCTGCTAGGGCTTCATATTCCGATCGGGCTTTGCCAATTTGTAGCGATCGCTTCAGACGAATTTCTGTGGGGACTGCTGCATCCATCAACCCATTTAACGAGTCATAGCCAAGCTGTTGCAGCATTTTCTGCACATCCGCTGTCCGGGGTCCCAAATGGCGATCGGCGAAACTATCGGTATAGGCCAGGTTGGAACTTTTGCCCGTGGCCCGGAACCCGCTGTTTCCATGGCCATTGTTAGGGTTATATTCAGCAGAAGCTGATTCAGCCGGGGCTTGCAGGGAAGAAGAAATAGGCTCTGACATGGACTTCATTCTTTGGGTGTAGGGAATTCAGGTCTCTATCCGGTTGTAACAGCGTATAACAAGTCTTTACCGATCGGGAACCTATCGGTATAAAGGGATGGTAATTTTTTGGAATGGGATCCGTAAACCTTCGGAATAATAAAATTACCCTGCCTAAAGTAAATCACCCGGAACGTGGGAAGGCATCTGTAATTAAGTAATTAATTGGAGCGGTAAAGCGATCGGAAATGGCGGGGACGGAGACCTTCGGGATCTAATAAATCTTCTGACTCAGCTAGCAAAAATCCGGCTTGCTCGAAGGTTGCTAACTGCGATCGCGTCAGGGGAAACGGTGGGCCTGTGAGGGGATCAGTGTCCTCGCGGCCTCGGCAGATGACCAACAGTTCCCCACCCGGTGCGACCAACGGCGCGATCGCTTGCATAGCAGCGGTGTGCAGTTCCGGCGGCATTGCCTGGATCGTATAAATTTCCAGCACAAAGTCGAAGCGCTTGGCCCAATCGCTGGGTAGGTCAAACAGATCGGCCACTTGGTAATCAACCGAGGACTCGGGAAAGCGCTCTCGGCACCAAGCGATCGCCGTGGGAGACAGATCAAAAGCGGCTACTTGGAAACCCCGATCGGCCAAGACTTCCGCATCGTCCCCCAAGCCACAGCCGATAACCAAGGCAGACCGTCCAGCCGCAACGGGCGATCGGGTCGTCAACCAATCCTGGAACAACGGGTGGGGTTCACGATTGACCCAGGGAATCGCCTCTGGATTGCCATTGGCCGAAGCATAGAGCGCTTCAAACCAGGCTAGGGGCTGGTCGGTGTCTCGATAGGTTTGGGCTAGACTTTGTACCTGCGATCGCAGCTGTTGACGATCAACATCTTGTTGGTCAAGCTCCTGCCGATCATCCTTGGCCTGACTCATGGGGTGCCCTAGGCTCCTTCTACCATGGCACGGTAGGCATCCGCAGACAGCGCCGATTCCACCGCAGTTACATCACTGACTTCCACCTTGACCAGCCAGCCCTCTACGTAAGGATCCGCTTCTAACTGATCCGGCGCATCCACCATGGCTGCATTGACATCGACCACCGTGCCGCTGACGGGGGATTTGAGATCCTCTACGGCTTTGACGGATTCGATCGTGCCAAATTTCTCGCCTTGGGTGACGCTGCTGCCCGGTTCCGGCAGTTCCAGAAAGACAATATCGCCCAATTGATCGATCGCAAAGGCGGTGATGCCCACGGTGGCGACGGAGCCATCTAACCGGACGTACTCATGGGTGTCGGTGTAGCGCAGATCTTCGGGGTATTCGAATGCCATAGCCAACTCTCGCGATCAAACAGTGGTCTTTCAAAAGTGTACCGCTCGTTGGGGGAATTGGGGAGTGGGGGAGTGGGAGTATGGGGAGTGGGAGGGTAGAAGTGTGGGAGCATGGGGAGTGGAAGGGTAGGAGGGTAGAAGGGTAGGTAGGGTGGGAGCTTCTATCTTCACAGGTTTCTCATCCCCCGGATCTAAGGTGATGACGTGGACTGGGAAGGAGAACATTTAGCGGCGGAGGATATTTAGCGATGGTTGTCTATTTTCTGTTGATGCTTCTTCTTCTTGGTGTTGTCGTTCTAATTACGATCGCGCTGATATTGTTGATGGGCTTACGGTCTCATAATCGTCGCGTTGCCCGAAAAATTTGGCGTCGTTTGCAATCGCCACCGCAATCTACGAAGTTTCATCCTGCGATGGTGGCTGGGTTGCCAATGCCTGTGCAGCGCTACTTTCTCCATGCGATCGCACCGGGAACGCCGATCGCGACTTCAGTGGATCTGAAGATGCAAGGTCGGTTTCGATTTAGTTTGACTCATCCTTGGATATCGATGCAGGCCAAGGAATTATTGTCACGTCGGGGATTTATTTGGCAAGCGACGATCGGGCGGGGATTATCGCAATTTCAGGGCGCTGACTATTACTACGAGCGTCGGGGTCGAATGCAATTTGCCCTCGGGGGATTGCTGCCGATCGTGGATGTGCAAACGGCGGATACGGCGCGATCGGCCATCGGTCGTTTGGCGGTGGAGTTGATGTGGTTGCCGACGGCGCTTTTGCCGCAGCAGGGTGTGGAATGGCGGGCGATCGATGACAACTTTTTGGAAGCGCAATTAACGATCGACGATGAACCCGTCAAACTCACGTTTCAGATTGATGCGGAGGGTAGGTTGCTGGCGGGTTCGGGGCTGCGCTGGGGCGATCAAACCAGCGATCGGCATTGGGATTATTTGCCCATGGGCGGCTACTGTTCTGCCGAATGCACCTTCGCTGGGGTGACGATTCCGACCCAAGTGAGCGTTGGCTGGCACTTCGGTACTGAGCAATTTTTTGAATTTTTCCAAGCGACGATCGACCAGGCTGATTTTTTTACTGCGAAGAGATTGCATGAATTACCAGTAATGCCGGTGAGTTAATGAGCCCTATTGAAGCGATAGACTAGAAACGGGAATGCAGACCATTAAACGCATACAATCAACTAAACCCATACAATTAAATAAACCCATACAATCCGCTCAATAAACCCATACAATCCACACAACCGAGCTAAAAAACGCAACGGAACAAGCCAGTGAAACCCACCAAGTCAACTAAAACTGCAAAATCAGCTAAACAAACTAAAACCGCAAAATCCAGTCCAAAGTCCTCTCCTCCCGATGCGATCGCCGATCGCCCCAGTAACCCAGCCGCGATGTCACCCACCAGTGGGCTGTATACCCTGGATGTTTTTATTCTAGATGGGCCTGTGACGGAGGATTTTGTTGAAGAAAATCCGGAAATTTCCCGAAGGATCGAAATCAAAGGCAATCAAACCCTGGCCGATCTCCACAAAATTCTCTTTAAAGCCTTCGATCGAGAAGAAGATCATTTGTACGAATTTCAGGTGGGTGGTCAAGGCCCCAATGATCCTGCGGCAAAATGTTATGGCGTACCCCAGTCCGCTAGCCGTAGGAAAGCTAAGACACAGTCTGTGCAGGACGTGGCCAGTACCCCGATCGCCAGTTTGGGGTTGTCTGTGGATGATGCCTTTGGCTATTGGTTTGATTTTGGTGATGACTGGTGGCATCAAGTCAATGTGATTTCGATTAGCCAACCGGAACCCAACACCCAGTATCCCAGAATTACCCAGCGGGTTGGGGCCAGCCCTCCCCAATATGCCGATTTTGGTTAATGCGGATTTTGCTTAAAGGCGGGCTAAGGGTGCTTAGAAACTGTAGCCTACGCTGAAATGGACGCCTTCATCTTGAGCGTTATTGCCCTTGCCGCTCCATTGCACCAACGGTCGAGCATAGTCCGCCCGCACGATCATGCGGGGAATAGGTTCCCAAATCAGCCCCAGCCCGATCGAAGCCAGAAAGGTTTCGCCCGTCAGTTTGTTGGGATTGTCCGATCGGCTCCACACTGCGCCCATGTCAAAAAAGGGCACCAGTTGAATCATGGGACTGCCCGCCGCATCCCGTTTCACAACGATGCGATCTTCCAAGGAAAAGCGCACTCCGTTATCCCCCGATCGGGCATTTTGGCGATAGCCTCGCAGGGATTGGCCGCCCCCAATGACAAACTGCTGGGACGGCAGCAAGGTATCTGGCGTCAGTTGCAGATCCAATTGCGCGATCAACAGGTTGCTGGGGCCGATCTGTTGTACCCGTTGGATTTGGCCTAACCAACTGAAAAATTGGCCATCGGGCACTGCACCGGAATTGGTTGTGGCATCGAAAATATTCAAGCCCAGACTGAACTGCGATCGAAAGGCCCAAGCCCCAAAGGGTTCCCGCTTGACAAAATCCTGGCCAAACTTGAGCACCCGTGTTTTGGTCGTGCCATCGGCCTCCGCTCCAATCCCAAAGGGAAAGGGCTGGTTATCAAACAAAAACGTCTGACCATCTTGAAAAGCAAACCCCAGGGAGAGGGCAAATTCCTGGCGAGGGCTGCGGCTCAGCGGTTGACGATAGCTGATTTCATACAGGGCATTGTTACTCCGAATGCCAAAGGCGGAAAAATCGGGATCAATGATTTTGCTACGGCTGGGGGCAATCCGCAGTTGCAAGGTTCCATTCATCGGATTCAGCGGCAGTCGATAGCCGAAGTCAAAGGCATTGGAACCGCCCTGGGTCGATCGATAGTAGGACGCAGTCAGTTCGTCGCCCCAACCCGTCGGATTGCGGTAGCTCAGGACGGCTCCAATGCGATCGGCTCCTACGCTGGGGGGTGACAGGTTATCCGCCCCCACAAAACCATGGAACGCCGGTTCTTCCTTGACCAGCACAGACAAAATACTTTGTCCCAATCCAGTTCCCGGTTTGAGGCTGGCTTCCACATTGGTGAATAGCGGATCAAGCTTGAGCAGACGCAGTTGGTCTTCGAGGGCGTCTTTGTTAAGGGGGGCTGTGGCTCCCAGGCGGATGCGACCTTCGACATAGGCGGGTTTGACGTTTTCCAAGCCGCGAATGTCTACTTTTTCCAGCGATCCTTCAATCACACGGACTTTAACAATGCCATCGGCGATGGTTTGTTCTTCCAACACCGCGCGGGAGGTGATGTAACCCCGATCGAGGTATTTCTGCGTCATTTGATCGACCAGCGATCGCAGTTCCTCAAAGGTCACCGATCGGCCTTCCACGGTTTTGACCAGAGCGTCCCAATCGCGATCGGCAAAAATGGTGCTGCCCTGAATGACAATTTTGCGGACGGGAATGGTAATGGCTGGGGCTGGAGTGCTGGGCGCTGGGCTAGGCGTTGGGGGTGGCAACGTGGGCTGAACGCTGGGTAACGGTTGCGGGGTGGGCAGGGGTTGGTTGAAACGATCTCGATCGGTGCTGGGTTTGGGCAAGGAGGTTTGCGCTCTGACCGCAGAGGTCATCAGCAGACAACCTGCGAGACAACCTGCGAGATAACCCGTGAGACAGCCCGTTGCGAGGAGATATAGCTGGGAAAAGGCAGAGCGCAGAATCATAGGAGAGGATCAGTTGAACAGGGCAATAAGCAGAGAAATTGCTTGAATTTAGCTAAAAAAACTCAGTTTTACAACTAAATCGTGGCGCAATATTCCAAGGCGTAGCTCAGTTTAGGTTAGCCAGCCTTTTAGGTCAGCCAGCCTTAGAATACTCGAATTATGCAGGATTGTATCGGGTCATGATGGGTTCAAAAACAATTGTTGCAGAGATGCTCTAACGGGCAGGTTTGCATAACTCTCAACGGGCTGTAGTTAAATGAATTTCAAGGCCGATTTTCCGAAATGGCCCCCCATCCTGTTGTAGGCTTCCCTGCCCCCGGTCCTTTCTCTCAATTAAATCGATACTGACCTGAGCGGCCTACAGTCCAGCCCCTAGGCAAGCTATTAGGCAAGCTATAGTTCGTCATTCCACCAAGGGTACCTGCCCCCGCCATTTCGTCCTCAATCGTAATTCCGATCTCCCTCGATCGGGTGGTTGGATGTTGCCTTCAAGGGGGAGCTAGGAAAGTGTTTTCATGCTTTGAATCTGTTCGATCTGATGCCCGATCGCGATGTTAGTTTTGGCCTGTGGGTTAGTGGGCAGCCTTGGCATGACTTTGTGCGATTTTTGTGCGATCGCAGAAGCAGTGGTTGGCGTTTAAAAATTGTTTGACCTAGGCGATCTTGAACCTAGGTGATTTCTAAATTCTGGAACGGTTGTTATGAACTACTTTTCGACCTTTATTGCGCTGTTGAAAGACCGTCAAAGTTTTTTGGAAGAAATCCACGATCGGGTGCAACTGGGACATAAAATTACGGCATTAATGCTTTGTAGTTTTCTGTGTTTTGCGGTGTATGGAGCCATTATTGGTTCCTTTCACAGTCCATTACAGTCTCTTTCTTCAGCGATCAAGCTTCCCGCCCTATATCTGATTACCCTAACAGTGTGTTTGCCTGCGCTCTATGTATTCAACGCCTTGTTTGGCTCTCGGAAAACGATCGGCCAGCACTTTACCTATGTGCTGAGTGCTGCATCAGTTATTGCCCTACTGTTGTGTGGTTTTGCACCAGTGACGATGTTTTTTCTGATGACGTTAAGTGTAAAAGATTACTCTTTCTACTTGCTGCTTAACGTCACTATTTTTGCCATCACCGGCATTTTTGGCATTTCCTTTCTCTATCAAGCGATGCGTCCAGTGGTGGATGGAGAAAAGGATGAAAATGTGAAAATTCGGACGAATATCCTAAAATTTTGGTTGGTACTCTATGGCTTTGTTGGCAGTCAATTAGGCTGGACGCTACGCCCCTTCTTTGGCTCGACCAATAGCTTTGAGTTGTTTCGCCCGAAGGAAGGTAATTTTTTAACGGGGGTTTGGACAGCGCTTCTCCATGTACTGGGTGGTGGCTAGTGTCAATAAGAGTGACTCAATAAGAGTGACTGAATTTGCAGGTGAGCCACGCAATTGTCCGATGCAAGCAGTGCGGAGTGCAGGATGGAAAACACGGCTCGATCGTTGATGATGACCTCCCGAGAGTTAGAAAAACTGTGTGGTAAGGAGGTGAATGATCTGTTTGTGGGCGGGATTTGTCGTCCGTCGGTTTTCCGCAATTGGCAAAATTTTCTAGCTTTTGCGGTGCTGGAACTTGCGGTGGCGGGAGTTTTGCTGATTTTTAGCTTGGTGATCAGTCTAGGTGTTTTTCGAGGAGCGCAGGACTTAAGCCAGGGAGCCAACGCGATCGCGTTTATCTGGGTCAGTGGGAGTTTGATGCTATGCGGACTGCTGGCCTGGAATCTCTGGATGGTGCTGGCAAGGAAACCCTTGCGAATGTTAATGCGATTGCTAGATGAAGTCGATCGATATAACGAGTTGGTTAAAACGATCGAGGTCATGGAGCAAATTCAGGCCATCACCCCGTCCCCAGAACGTAGCCACGATCGGACTGTTGTCTTAACAGCAGTGGAGCTAACGCGGGATAGTTTGGTATCTGGGTTGA
The Alkalinema sp. FACHB-956 DNA segment above includes these coding regions:
- a CDS encoding methyltransferase domain-containing protein, producing the protein MSQAKDDRQELDQQDVDRQQLRSQVQSLAQTYRDTDQPLAWFEALYASANGNPEAIPWVNREPHPLFQDWLTTRSPVAAGRSALVIGCGLGDDAEVLADRGFQVAAFDLSPTAIAWCRERFPESSVDYQVADLFDLPSDWAKRFDFVLEIYTIQAMPPELHTAAMQAIAPLVAPGGELLVICRGREDTDPLTGPPFPLTRSQLATFEQAGFLLAESEDLLDPEGLRPRHFRSLYRSN
- the gcvH gene encoding glycine cleavage system protein GcvH, giving the protein MAFEYPEDLRYTDTHEYVRLDGSVATVGITAFAIDQLGDIVFLELPEPGSSVTQGEKFGTIESVKAVEDLKSPVSGTVVDVNAAMVDAPDQLEADPYVEGWLVKVEVSDVTAVESALSADAYRAMVEGA
- a CDS encoding DUF6544 family protein; translation: MVVYFLLMLLLLGVVVLITIALILLMGLRSHNRRVARKIWRRLQSPPQSTKFHPAMVAGLPMPVQRYFLHAIAPGTPIATSVDLKMQGRFRFSLTHPWISMQAKELLSRRGFIWQATIGRGLSQFQGADYYYERRGRMQFALGGLLPIVDVQTADTARSAIGRLAVELMWLPTALLPQQGVEWRAIDDNFLEAQLTIDDEPVKLTFQIDAEGRLLAGSGLRWGDQTSDRHWDYLPMGGYCSAECTFAGVTIPTQVSVGWHFGTEQFFEFFQATIDQADFFTAKRLHELPVMPVS
- a CDS encoding plasmid pRiA4b ORF-3 family protein — protein: MKPTKSTKTAKSAKQTKTAKSSPKSSPPDAIADRPSNPAAMSPTSGLYTLDVFILDGPVTEDFVEENPEISRRIEIKGNQTLADLHKILFKAFDREEDHLYEFQVGGQGPNDPAAKCYGVPQSASRRKAKTQSVQDVASTPIASLGLSVDDAFGYWFDFGDDWWHQVNVISISQPEPNTQYPRITQRVGASPPQYADFG
- a CDS encoding ShlB/FhaC/HecB family hemolysin secretion/activation protein, which codes for MILRSAFSQLYLLATGCLTGYLAGCLAGCLLMTSAVRAQTSLPKPSTDRDRFNQPLPTPQPLPSVQPTLPPPTPSPAPSTPAPAITIPVRKIVIQGSTIFADRDWDALVKTVEGRSVTFEELRSLVDQMTQKYLDRGYITSRAVLEEQTIADGIVKVRVIEGSLEKVDIRGLENVKPAYVEGRIRLGATAPLNKDALEDQLRLLKLDPLFTNVEASLKPGTGLGQSILSVLVKEEPAFHGFVGADNLSPPSVGADRIGAVLSYRNPTGWGDELTASYYRSTQGGSNAFDFGYRLPLNPMNGTLQLRIAPSRSKIIDPDFSAFGIRSNNALYEISYRQPLSRSPRQEFALSLGFAFQDGQTFLFDNQPFPFGIGAEADGTTKTRVLKFGQDFVKREPFGAWAFRSQFSLGLNIFDATTNSGAVPDGQFFSWLGQIQRVQQIGPSNLLIAQLDLQLTPDTLLPSQQFVIGGGQSLRGYRQNARSGDNGVRFSLEDRIVVKRDAAGSPMIQLVPFFDMGAVWSRSDNPNKLTGETFLASIGLGLIWEPIPRMIVRADYARPLVQWSGKGNNAQDEGVHFSVGYSF